GACATTGCAGGCAAAGGAGTTGCCAATGCCAGCAGTATGCAAGCCGCTATTCTCTTAGCAGGTGAGATGGTATACCAGCGGTTAAAAAAATCGTGAAGAAAATCTTTACTTTCCTCTGACATCTAAGGATTACCTCTAGGCTAGCTAGCGAGTCCCAGTCTTGAGGGATTCACTGTTGTTTGCTGGAGGGTTTTTAGTATGGGTTGGTTAAGCAGAATTTTTCCGGGTAGCAAGCCATCAGACGATACCTCTAAATATCTGACTATGGGGCCTACCTTTAAGCTAAAAGCAGCAGAAGCAGCTGCTGAAAGTGGCACTGTGCTTGAAACACCAACTGGAGAAGAAATTCCAGCTTGTAAAGTTGGGTTAAATGGTGAATTTGACGAGAGCGGTTTGGCCAAGCGCGTGGTTCATGCCTTTGATCTGGATAGTGAACTCGATGATATTGAAACCCTATGGGTTGCCCAACTCATGAGTAAGGTTGTGCTGCGGGGCAAAGTACCCACACAAGCACTGCTAGACAGGGCTGTGTCCATTGCCATGAAAGTACCTGGCGCTACGGAAGTAGACACCAGCGATGTTCAAGTGGGCTAAGAGTGAATTTATTGCTGGGGGGGCAGAGTCCCCCATGATTCTCTAAGGCTTGATAAAGCTACCCTGTTAAGGAGTGTGAGTGGTCACGCTCAGGGCAGCGACTCCTAGGGCAACCAGCATAACTCCGATCCCCTGCGTACCTTGAAGGGTTTCACCAATAACCAGCCATGCTAGCAGGCAAGTCATGACTGGATTGCTAGCACTTACTAAGGCTGTGGTTACAGCCCCTAACCAGCGAATTCCATAAAAGTTCAACACGTAGGCTGTCAAGGTGGCGATCGCACACAAAAATGTTGCTACCCAAGCCGGTAACCATTGGTCGGCCATGATCCTAATCTGTAACAGGGGCAAGCACAAGCTAGCCAGCAGGACGGTGACCAAAAAATTGACGACTGTAAAGGGGATGGGATGGCAGGTAGCTTTACCTGCCTGGGGTTGCAAACAAGATTGGGCAAGAATGTTATAGGCACCAAAACTAAGACCAGCAGCGATCGCAGCCCCAGTTCCTATCCATAGAGTTGCTTGGTTAATCTGCTCGGAATAGGGCGTAGCTAAGAAAACACCACCTAATACTAAACCTACGATGGCAAACCTTAGGGCTGTGGGACGATCGCCCCAAGCTAGCCATGCTAGCAGCACTGTCACCGCGGGATGGATAAAGAACAACGTAACGGCAATGCCCGTAGTAGCGTTGCTAATGGCAATGTATAGAAATGTCAGCGATAGAAACAGTAAGGTGCCTGTGCCCACCATGCGCCAGAACAGTGGCTGATATTGGGGCTGTTGTAGGGAGCGCAATTCGTGAAAGGTAGTAGGATGAATCCAAGGCGCGATCGTCAATAGCAACCCCGTCATTAACAAGGTGCGCATGTGCATAAGCAGTAGCGAGTGGCTCAGGCTAGGCAATACCCACCCTCCTAACGTTACCAGTCCTAGAACAGACTCCTGACTAAACAGTAACTTGATAATCACATTCTGCAACGCAAGGCAAATCGCAGAACACAGAATCAGTGCTATACCCATCTTGAAACTTGTATGTCAGGATACAAACTTTCACTCTACTTTAGTTTTCAATTGACCCAGATTGTTAATTTCACGGATTTTCCATATGA
The nucleotide sequence above comes from Cyanobacteriota bacterium. Encoded proteins:
- a CDS encoding BON domain-containing protein, producing MGWLSRIFPGSKPSDDTSKYLTMGPTFKLKAAEAAAESGTVLETPTGEEIPACKVGLNGEFDESGLAKRVVHAFDLDSELDDIETLWVAQLMSKVVLRGKVPTQALLDRAVSIAMKVPGATEVDTSDVQVG
- a CDS encoding DMT family transporter: MGIALILCSAICLALQNVIIKLLFSQESVLGLVTLGGWVLPSLSHSLLLMHMRTLLMTGLLLTIAPWIHPTTFHELRSLQQPQYQPLFWRMVGTGTLLFLSLTFLYIAISNATTGIAVTLFFIHPAVTVLLAWLAWGDRPTALRFAIVGLVLGGVFLATPYSEQINQATLWIGTGAAIAAGLSFGAYNILAQSCLQPQAGKATCHPIPFTVVNFLVTVLLASLCLPLLQIRIMADQWLPAWVATFLCAIATLTAYVLNFYGIRWLGAVTTALVSASNPVMTCLLAWLVIGETLQGTQGIGVMLVALGVAALSVTTHTP